From the genome of Gracilinanus agilis isolate LMUSP501 chromosome 2, AgileGrace, whole genome shotgun sequence, one region includes:
- the LOC123235360 gene encoding histidine triad nucleotide-binding protein 1-like: protein MADETYKNLVSRRKDSIFVRIIQREIPANIIFEDDSCFAFHDSCPQAPTHFLVVPKKPISCMSEAEDCDESLIGHLIIVGKKCASEVGLKKGYRMVINEGADGGQAVLHIHVHVLGGRQMNWPPG from the coding sequence ATGGCAGATGAGACCTACAAAAATCTGGTCTCCCGACGGAAAGACTCAATCTTTGTGAGAATAATTCAAAGGGAAATCCCAGCCAACATAATTTTTGAGGATGATTCGTGTTTTGCTTTCCATGATTCTTGCCCCCAAGCCCCAACTCATTTTCTAGTGGTACCAAAGAAACCCATTTCCTGCATGTCTGAAGCAGAAGATTGTGATGAAAGTCTCATTGGACACTTAATCATTGTTGGCAAGAAATGTGCCTCTGAGGTGGGCCTGAAGAAGGGATACCGGATGGTTATCAATGAAGGTGCAGATGGGGGACAAGCAGTCTTACATATTCATGTCCATGTACTTGGAGGCCGTCAAATGAACTGGCCTCCTGGATAA